A window of the Aquimarina spinulae genome harbors these coding sequences:
- a CDS encoding DUF6695 family protein yields MNYTGKIISLAYPDTFVKHSDEPSTKVLLALGLGKHSYIKAGHAAFVLIENKTGQAEYYDFGRYITPQGYGRVRSAVTDVELLIPFKAIITPEKKLGNIEEFLLWLEANPDKTHGDGRLVASVCDYIYYEEARDYVLSVQEKGSIPYKAFGKEGSNCSRIVTDTILASTDYAKIRKPLLRNKLFTPSPLGNVEKAAIGNPIYQVEQGRLHVYPGSVFKENLTNYFDKNIPETKHNHTVSPKEVLKNAHFLSGTGSSAYFVLNKSLEKDLFEIRRYTECGKEDFKGLFAVVEGYFNILKKYRFVYDSNCKHCHVEQNGKKIRFELIKRIVN; encoded by the coding sequence TTGAATTATACAGGTAAAATAATTTCACTTGCTTATCCTGATACATTTGTAAAACACTCAGATGAACCTTCGACCAAAGTACTTTTGGCACTGGGATTAGGAAAACATAGTTATATTAAAGCCGGGCATGCTGCTTTTGTTCTAATTGAAAACAAAACAGGCCAGGCCGAATACTATGATTTTGGAAGATATATTACTCCGCAAGGGTATGGCAGGGTAAGAAGTGCCGTTACCGATGTAGAATTGCTTATTCCGTTTAAAGCTATTATTACACCCGAGAAAAAATTAGGTAATATAGAGGAGTTTTTACTTTGGTTAGAAGCAAATCCTGATAAAACACATGGTGATGGCCGATTAGTTGCATCGGTATGTGACTATATTTATTATGAGGAGGCAAGAGATTATGTGTTATCTGTTCAGGAGAAAGGAAGTATTCCTTATAAAGCTTTTGGAAAAGAAGGAAGCAATTGTTCCCGAATTGTTACCGATACGATTTTGGCAAGTACAGATTATGCTAAAATCAGAAAACCATTATTGCGTAATAAACTATTTACACCTAGCCCTCTGGGAAATGTAGAAAAAGCAGCCATAGGTAATCCGATTTATCAAGTAGAACAAGGGAGGTTGCATGTGTATCCGGGATCTGTTTTTAAAGAAAACCTTACTAATTATTTTGATAAAAATATACCCGAAACCAAACATAATCATACAGTGAGTCCGAAAGAAGTTTTGAAAAATGCTCATTTTCTTTCGGGTACTGGTAGTAGTGCGTATTTTGTATTAAATAAATCTTTAGAAAAAGATCTATTCGAGATTAGGAGATATACAGAATGTGGTAAAGAGGATTTTAAGGGACTCTTTGCTGTAGTAGAGGGGTATTTTAATATCTTAAAGAAATATCGTTTTGTATATGATTCTAATTGTAAGCACTGCCATGTAGAGCAAAACGGAAAGAAGATCAGGTTCGAATTGATAAAAAGAATTGTTAATTAA
- a CDS encoding PQQ-dependent sugar dehydrogenase, whose translation MKTLLKIHLFIIILLFICDYTHSQITYKSIFPNISFEFPVEIQCINNGSDRMFVVEQNGKIKVFPKNENVTSSQVNTFLNITDRVQFSNGQELGLLGFAFHPNYSSNGYFYVYYTKNSPVSGISTRMVLSRFSVRADNPNLADPNSELILFQFDKNQDNSNHNGGKIGFGPDSYLYISFGDGGGANDPKLNGQNKNTVFGSICRIDVDLDGNNPVESNPILPNGNYEIPSDNPFVGTDGLDEIYAYGIRNTWKFSFDKPTGRMWGADVGQNAFEEINIIKNGKNYGWSRFEGTSVANSNVIISGPVESPVFNYSQNQGDVSITGGYVYRGSKITSLNPDINSKYIFGDYVSGRVWALNYNPSTGNTSSELLFKTNGLYISSFGLDTEGELYFSSYGNNAKIYKLVDGNTSPPGTAVNGIGSWTPLSQGVNGVVQAIASDSNGNIYHGGNFSKAGAINANNIAVWNKNTGWSTLGSGANGGINTLKIAPNGNLYAGGVFTEIGGISANNIAVWNGSQWSALGSGIDGTVAAIETNNNNNVFVGGVFKTINGTTVRNIAKWDGSQWSALKDVTNQKSGTNNEIRSLAIGSDGTLYAGGNFDEAGGNTAKRIATWNGSNWGTLGDGTSGFVEAITTTSTAVYIGGNFALAGNTTVNRIAKWNIASKSWSKLGNGVSNNVRSLLHDGTHLYAAGAFTTASEGNTNKIVNNIAQWNDNTGWKALGTNTNVGVDITINSITFSADKKDIFVGGNFSKAGAINAKNTASWSNSSSTSCTATVPTGVSSSAVGVDTATIGWTAVAGATYDVRYRQTGTTNWTTSAENGTSKVISGLNPSTAYEVQVRSKCADGTTSNYSASVNFTTTDVQLNYCPSNGQSVNDEYISNVKLGTINKTSTGASGGYSDFTAESTNLSKGNANTITITPTWTGTKYNEGYSVWIDYNQDGDFADTGEQVWTNAASQTTPVSGNFTVPSSAKDGSTRMRVSMRYNTIPGPCESFNYGEVEDYTVVIGGSTGGDTQAPSAPTGLAASNMAQTTLTLSWNAATDNVGVTGYDVYQGSTNLGSVTATTRNITGLTANTAYQFTVKAKDAAGNESTASNTLNVTTAGASATYDVKLRITFDNYPEETSWEIKDSNNQVVHSGGTYPSQPDGSTLNITKTLDAGCYTLVFKDTYGDGICCSVGNGSYELTNSASGAVLASGGSFTFEDTKNFCVGNVAMHNFNRDVKTDLESSDIVIHPIPAKDFIIIKMNNFNGSTYRIVNKAGQTVRRGKMSANKIELNNLPSGMYFVSVKSDTKTITKKLILK comes from the coding sequence ATGAAAACTTTACTTAAAATTCATCTATTTATTATAATCTTGCTATTTATCTGCGATTATACTCATTCACAAATCACTTACAAATCTATTTTCCCTAACATTAGCTTTGAATTTCCTGTAGAAATTCAATGTATAAACAATGGATCAGATCGAATGTTTGTTGTAGAACAAAACGGAAAAATTAAAGTATTCCCGAAAAATGAAAATGTAACCTCATCGCAGGTAAACACCTTTCTTAACATTACAGATCGTGTTCAATTCTCTAACGGTCAAGAATTAGGCCTTTTAGGTTTTGCTTTTCATCCTAATTATAGTAGTAACGGCTATTTCTATGTATACTATACTAAAAACAGTCCTGTTTCTGGAATTTCTACACGAATGGTACTATCACGTTTTTCAGTTAGAGCAGACAATCCTAATCTTGCAGATCCAAATAGTGAACTCATACTCTTCCAATTTGACAAAAATCAAGACAACAGCAACCATAATGGAGGAAAAATAGGGTTTGGCCCAGATTCTTATCTTTACATCTCTTTTGGAGATGGTGGTGGAGCAAATGATCCTAAACTTAACGGACAAAACAAAAACACTGTATTTGGTAGCATTTGCCGTATTGATGTTGATCTTGACGGAAATAACCCGGTAGAAAGCAACCCAATTTTACCGAATGGTAATTATGAAATTCCAAGCGATAATCCATTTGTAGGAACTGATGGGTTAGATGAAATCTATGCTTATGGGATTAGAAATACCTGGAAATTTTCTTTTGATAAACCTACAGGAAGAATGTGGGGAGCAGATGTAGGGCAAAATGCATTTGAAGAAATTAATATTATCAAAAATGGTAAAAATTATGGCTGGAGTAGATTCGAAGGCACCTCTGTAGCCAATAGCAATGTAATTATCTCAGGCCCAGTAGAGTCTCCCGTATTCAATTATAGCCAAAACCAGGGAGATGTATCAATTACTGGAGGCTATGTCTATAGAGGCTCTAAAATTACTAGTTTAAACCCTGATATCAATTCAAAATATATTTTTGGTGATTATGTAAGTGGTAGAGTTTGGGCATTAAATTATAATCCCTCTACAGGAAATACTTCTAGTGAATTATTATTTAAAACCAATGGATTATACATCTCTTCTTTTGGTCTGGACACAGAAGGAGAATTATATTTTAGTAGTTATGGGAACAATGCTAAAATATACAAACTTGTTGATGGAAATACTTCACCTCCAGGTACTGCAGTAAATGGAATCGGATCTTGGACCCCGCTAAGCCAAGGAGTTAACGGAGTTGTGCAAGCAATAGCATCAGATTCTAATGGAAATATATACCACGGTGGCAATTTTAGTAAAGCAGGAGCCATAAATGCTAATAATATTGCTGTATGGAATAAAAATACAGGTTGGTCTACTCTGGGCAGTGGGGCAAACGGCGGTATTAACACATTAAAAATTGCTCCAAACGGAAATCTTTATGCAGGTGGAGTTTTTACCGAAATTGGTGGAATTAGTGCCAATAATATTGCAGTATGGAACGGGTCACAATGGTCAGCTTTAGGTTCTGGAATTGATGGAACAGTTGCTGCAATAGAAACCAATAACAACAATAATGTTTTTGTTGGTGGAGTATTTAAAACCATTAATGGAACTACAGTAAGAAATATTGCTAAATGGGATGGCAGTCAATGGTCTGCCTTAAAAGATGTAACAAATCAAAAGTCAGGAACTAATAATGAGATTAGGTCCCTAGCAATAGGAAGCGATGGAACTCTATATGCAGGAGGTAATTTTGATGAAGCCGGAGGTAATACGGCCAAAAGAATTGCAACATGGAACGGATCTAATTGGGGAACATTGGGTGATGGAACTAGTGGATTTGTTGAAGCTATAACAACGACCTCAACTGCTGTCTATATTGGTGGAAATTTTGCTCTTGCAGGAAATACAACTGTAAATAGAATTGCCAAATGGAACATTGCATCCAAAAGCTGGTCAAAACTGGGTAATGGAGTTAGCAATAATGTTCGTTCATTACTTCATGACGGAACTCATTTATATGCTGCCGGGGCTTTTACTACAGCTTCTGAAGGAAATACCAACAAGATCGTAAATAACATTGCACAATGGAACGATAATACTGGATGGAAAGCTTTGGGAACAAATACCAATGTTGGCGTAGATATAACTATAAACTCCATTACATTCTCTGCAGATAAAAAAGATATATTTGTGGGTGGTAATTTTTCTAAAGCAGGGGCCATAAATGCTAAAAACACTGCTTCATGGAGCAACTCATCAAGTACCTCATGCACAGCAACTGTACCTACAGGAGTATCTTCTTCGGCTGTAGGAGTAGACACTGCTACTATAGGATGGACTGCTGTAGCTGGTGCAACTTATGATGTAAGATACAGGCAAACCGGAACAACAAACTGGACAACTTCTGCCGAAAACGGAACTTCTAAAGTGATTTCTGGATTAAACCCATCTACTGCCTATGAAGTACAGGTAAGAAGTAAGTGTGCCGATGGAACAACTTCTAATTATAGTGCTTCTGTAAACTTTACAACTACAGATGTACAACTTAACTACTGTCCATCTAATGGCCAAAGTGTAAATGATGAATATATCAGTAATGTAAAATTAGGAACCATCAATAAAACATCAACTGGAGCAAGTGGTGGATATAGTGATTTTACTGCTGAATCTACTAACCTATCTAAAGGTAATGCCAATACCATTACCATTACTCCTACTTGGACAGGAACTAAATATAATGAAGGATACTCTGTATGGATTGATTATAATCAAGATGGAGATTTTGCCGATACAGGAGAACAAGTATGGACCAATGCTGCGTCACAAACAACGCCGGTAAGTGGTAACTTTACTGTACCTTCAAGTGCAAAAGATGGAAGTACAAGAATGAGAGTATCTATGAGATACAATACCATTCCCGGCCCTTGTGAATCATTTAATTATGGTGAAGTAGAAGACTACACAGTAGTGATCGGAGGATCTACTGGTGGCGATACTCAAGCTCCTTCTGCTCCAACTGGATTAGCAGCTTCTAATATGGCACAAACAACTCTTACCCTATCATGGAACGCTGCTACCGATAATGTAGGTGTAACTGGATATGATGTGTATCAAGGATCTACTAATCTTGGATCGGTAACTGCAACTACAAGAAATATTACTGGATTAACCGCTAACACAGCATACCAATTTACGGTAAAAGCTAAAGATGCAGCAGGAAACGAATCTACAGCAAGTAATACTTTAAATGTAACCACTGCAGGAGCATCTGCTACGTATGATGTAAAACTGCGTATTACTTTTGATAACTACCCTGAAGAAACAAGCTGGGAGATTAAAGATAGTAACAATCAGGTAGTACATTCTGGAGGAACATACCCATCTCAACCTGATGGTTCTACCCTTAATATAACCAAAACGCTGGATGCAGGATGTTATACGTTAGTATTTAAAGATACATATGGTGATGGTATTTGCTGTAGTGTTGGTAACGGTTCTTACGAACTAACCAATAGTGCGTCTGGTGCAGTACTAGCTTCTGGAGGATCATTTACTTTTGAAGATACTAAAAACTTCTGTGTAGGTAATGTTGCAATGCATAACTTTAATAGAGATGTGAAAACAGATTTAGAAAGCTCTGACATTGTTATTCACCCAATTCCTGCAAAAGATTTCATTATAATCAAAATGAATAATTTTAATGGGTCTACATACAGAATCGTTAATAAAGCAGGTCAAACAGTAAGGCGCGGTAAAATGTCTGCAAACAAAATAGAATTAAACAATTTACCATCTGGAATGTATTTTGTATCGGTTAAATCAGATACTAAAACCATAACCAAAAAGCTTATTTTAAAATAA
- the apaG gene encoding Co2+/Mg2+ efflux protein ApaG, with protein MVQQITRGIKISVDTTFEGTFYKNYKIHFAFGYRITIENQSKDSVQLTSRFWEIKDALNNTEIVEGEGVIGKKPVLKPGESHTYNSGCLLSSPFGAMKGHYNMVNFTSTRKFKVMIPGFKLSAPFALN; from the coding sequence ATGGTACAGCAAATTACCAGAGGAATAAAAATTTCGGTGGATACGACTTTTGAAGGTACGTTCTATAAGAACTATAAGATTCACTTTGCCTTTGGTTATCGAATTACTATAGAAAATCAAAGTAAAGATTCTGTACAACTTACTTCTCGTTTCTGGGAAATCAAAGATGCTTTAAATAATACTGAAATTGTAGAAGGAGAAGGTGTAATTGGTAAAAAACCTGTTTTAAAACCTGGTGAGTCCCATACGTATAATAGCGGCTGCTTACTTAGTTCACCTTTTGGAGCAATGAAAGGGCACTACAATATGGTTAATTTTACATCTACCAGAAAATTTAAAGTCATGATTCCTGGCTTCAAATTAAGCGCACCTTTTGCACTTAATTAA
- the pruA gene encoding L-glutamate gamma-semialdehyde dehydrogenase: MGKGFFQVPTAINEPIKSYAPGTPEREEVLAAYAAMYNTTVDVPLYINGEEIRTGDTATMSPPHDHQHNLGTYHKAEKQHVQKAIDTALEARKQWADLAWEQRAAVFLRAAELIAGPYRAKINAATMLAQSKNIFQAEIDAACEFIDFLRFNVEYMTQIYEDQPDSTSGAWNRLEYRPLEGFVYAITPFNFTAISGNLPASAALMGNTVVWKPSDSQIYSAKVIVDIFKEAGVPDGVINVVYGDPVMITDTVLASPDFAGIHFTGSTHVFKDIWAKIGTNIHNYKTYPRIVGETGGKDFIMAHPSANAKQVATGISRGAFEFQGQKCSAASRAYIPKSLWADVEKYLKEDVKSFKMGSPEDMSNFITAVIHEGSFDKLAKYIDQVKNDADAEIIAGGGYDKSKGYFIEPTVIVAKDPKYTTMCTELFGPVITIYVYEDNQWAETLELVDGTSEYALTGAIFSTDRYAAAEATKALENCAGNFYINDKCTGAVVGQQPFGGARASGTNDKAGSYLNLLRWVSPRMIKETFVSPADYRYPFLGE; encoded by the coding sequence ATGGGAAAAGGTTTTTTTCAAGTTCCTACTGCAATAAACGAACCTATAAAGTCATATGCTCCCGGAACACCGGAAAGAGAAGAAGTTCTAGCAGCGTATGCCGCAATGTATAATACTACCGTAGACGTACCTTTATATATTAATGGTGAAGAAATAAGAACAGGTGACACTGCTACGATGTCGCCTCCACACGATCATCAGCATAATCTGGGGACTTATCACAAGGCAGAAAAGCAACATGTGCAAAAAGCAATTGATACCGCACTTGAAGCCAGAAAGCAATGGGCTGACTTAGCGTGGGAACAACGTGCTGCTGTATTTTTAAGAGCTGCAGAACTTATTGCAGGACCATACCGTGCAAAGATTAATGCAGCTACTATGCTTGCGCAGTCTAAAAATATTTTTCAGGCAGAAATTGATGCTGCATGTGAGTTTATAGATTTCTTACGTTTTAACGTAGAATATATGACTCAGATATATGAAGATCAACCAGATTCTACATCTGGTGCTTGGAACAGATTAGAATACAGACCATTAGAAGGATTTGTATATGCAATTACTCCTTTTAACTTCACTGCGATTTCAGGAAATCTTCCTGCCAGTGCCGCACTAATGGGAAATACTGTAGTATGGAAACCAAGTGATAGTCAGATCTATTCTGCAAAAGTTATTGTAGATATTTTTAAAGAAGCTGGTGTACCAGATGGTGTGATCAATGTTGTATATGGAGATCCTGTCATGATTACAGATACTGTTTTAGCTAGTCCTGATTTTGCAGGAATACATTTTACAGGAAGTACTCATGTATTTAAAGATATTTGGGCAAAAATAGGCACTAATATTCATAACTATAAAACCTATCCAAGAATTGTAGGAGAAACAGGTGGTAAAGATTTTATCATGGCACATCCTAGTGCAAATGCAAAACAAGTTGCTACTGGTATTTCTCGTGGAGCATTTGAGTTTCAAGGGCAAAAATGTAGTGCAGCATCCAGAGCTTATATCCCAAAGAGTTTATGGGCAGATGTAGAAAAATATCTAAAAGAAGATGTCAAGTCTTTTAAAATGGGATCCCCAGAGGATATGAGTAACTTTATTACTGCAGTGATACACGAAGGATCATTTGACAAGCTTGCTAAATATATAGATCAGGTAAAAAATGATGCAGATGCAGAAATTATAGCTGGTGGTGGGTATGATAAATCCAAAGGATATTTTATTGAGCCAACTGTAATAGTAGCTAAAGATCCAAAATACACTACAATGTGTACAGAATTATTTGGTCCTGTTATTACAATATATGTTTATGAAGACAATCAATGGGCTGAAACATTAGAACTGGTTGACGGAACCAGTGAATATGCTTTAACTGGAGCAATTTTCTCTACAGATCGCTATGCGGCTGCAGAAGCAACTAAAGCATTAGAAAACTGTGCCGGTAACTTCTATATCAATGATAAATGTACAGGAGCAGTTGTTGGACAACAACCTTTTGGTGGAGCCAGAGCTTCGGGAACAAATGATAAAGCAGGTTCATACCTCAACTTATTACGTTGGGTATCACCTCGCATGATCAAAGAAACATTTGTTTCTCCAGCAGATTACAGATATCCATTTTTGGGAGAATAA
- a CDS encoding winged helix-turn-helix transcriptional regulator — protein MSRKLIHNPNHCPMIHATNIIGNKWAPIIIYVLGERKLRFGQLTVFVEGISRKVLTEQLKELEQKEVVKRESFAEVPPRVEYSLTERGKELLPILSQLCVWGSGVNTGKEDEKNIEVKKSV, from the coding sequence ATGAGCAGGAAATTAATTCATAATCCAAATCATTGTCCAATGATTCACGCAACGAATATTATAGGAAATAAATGGGCACCTATTATTATTTATGTTTTAGGAGAACGTAAGTTAAGATTTGGGCAATTAACGGTTTTTGTAGAAGGAATTAGCAGAAAAGTGTTAACAGAACAACTTAAAGAATTAGAACAAAAAGAGGTTGTGAAGCGCGAATCATTTGCAGAAGTTCCCCCCAGAGTCGAATATTCTTTAACAGAAAGGGGGAAGGAATTGTTGCCTATATTAAGTCAATTGTGTGTTTGGGGATCTGGGGTTAATACTGGTAAAGAAGATGAAAAAAATATTGAAGTAAAAAAGAGTGTTTGA
- a CDS encoding FAD-dependent monooxygenase gives MKKIVIVGGGIAGLATARVLQNQGYYIKIIEKQPEWQISGTGLYLPSNGVVALDKIGLAATAREKGFIIDYRNIKNAKAEAILDLDLEKIWEREKPCLGIKRKALHDILIDGLNTIDISFNTTIKNLKANPNSVAIELSNGSKEEYDLVIGADGLYSKTRNLVLGDIPLRKVTTQVCRFIIKKPKDINSWTLFISSVGQFLIIPVDKNSAYCYVNRKTKGFKTYDKRQYMEPFKKFASPVPEILNEWNPDDAYWNDLEELPKLPVMGSGRVVLIGDAAHGMPPFMAQGGALALEDAIVLSGLLKNNDWNTMASTFSKNRSNRIDWTRARNQKREKLSKLPYWIAKLGLKKVGEKNWTEDYKPLAKIPNW, from the coding sequence ATGAAAAAAATAGTAATTGTAGGAGGAGGTATTGCCGGCCTTGCAACTGCAAGAGTACTTCAAAATCAAGGGTATTACATCAAGATAATTGAAAAACAGCCTGAATGGCAAATATCCGGAACCGGATTATATTTACCTTCTAACGGAGTTGTTGCTTTAGACAAAATAGGACTTGCTGCTACCGCAAGAGAGAAAGGGTTTATTATAGATTATCGCAATATAAAGAACGCCAAAGCAGAAGCGATACTCGATTTGGATCTCGAAAAAATATGGGAACGAGAAAAACCGTGTCTGGGCATAAAAAGAAAAGCACTTCATGACATTCTTATTGATGGATTAAATACTATTGATATCTCTTTTAACACTACTATTAAAAATTTAAAAGCAAATCCAAATTCTGTAGCAATAGAACTATCAAATGGCTCTAAAGAAGAGTATGATCTGGTTATCGGCGCAGACGGATTATACTCTAAAACCCGAAACCTGGTTTTGGGAGATATCCCATTAAGAAAAGTAACTACTCAAGTATGTCGTTTTATCATTAAAAAGCCAAAAGATATCAATTCTTGGACTTTATTTATAAGTTCTGTAGGGCAATTTCTTATTATCCCTGTCGATAAGAATTCGGCATATTGTTATGTAAATAGAAAAACAAAAGGTTTTAAAACATATGACAAAAGGCAATATATGGAGCCTTTTAAAAAATTTGCTTCTCCGGTTCCCGAAATTCTTAACGAATGGAATCCTGATGACGCCTATTGGAATGACCTAGAAGAGCTTCCTAAACTACCGGTTATGGGCAGTGGCAGAGTTGTTCTCATAGGAGATGCAGCCCACGGGATGCCTCCTTTTATGGCACAAGGTGGTGCTTTAGCTCTTGAGGATGCTATTGTATTATCTGGCTTATTAAAAAATAACGATTGGAACACCATGGCCTCTACATTTTCAAAAAATAGGAGTAATCGTATAGACTGGACCAGAGCACGCAATCAAAAGCGCGAAAAACTTTCAAAATTACCTTATTGGATTGCTAAACTAGGATTAAAAAAAGTAGGAGAAAAAAACTGGACCGAAGATTACAAACCCCTTGCCAAAATTCCGAATTGGTAG
- a CDS encoding DUF3667 domain-containing protein has translation MKETGRFLKEYRGSECLNCGVPLDVIDRYCHNCGQINTNKRLSLKDFFNEFFASIFSYDSRLRHTIIALLFKPGKISKEYTQGKRVKYANPFRFYLSVSIIFFIINGLFIDFDGFRTEVEDKANFGKDAITEIKKSIKMDDSLTQKINDQILATKGISKSDKEKISEGILKAEGLPLLNDSLTNPEEVTYYSQEQIDSIGFFKRGFKLWSMYEDYYDKTEEKSTYRALSELKHEKNQYNKYIYHRVLKTKSIEENYGQEFFEFIFNKLPFIIFFFLPFFALSIWLIYIRRPFNYMEHLVFIFHTQTMFFIVIGLSILIAKITNINTLFGIAMLVFLFYLYKAMRKFYNQGRVKTIVKFLLVNVLFFILAGIGSILTIIGSVFIF, from the coding sequence ATGAAGGAAACGGGAAGATTCTTAAAAGAGTATCGCGGTAGCGAATGTCTTAATTGCGGTGTACCATTAGATGTTATTGATCGATATTGTCATAATTGTGGGCAAATTAACACCAATAAGAGATTATCACTTAAGGATTTTTTTAATGAGTTTTTTGCCAGTATCTTTTCTTATGATTCTCGTTTAAGACACACTATTATTGCATTACTTTTTAAGCCTGGAAAAATCTCTAAAGAATACACCCAAGGCAAAAGAGTAAAATACGCAAATCCATTTCGGTTTTACCTTAGTGTTTCTATCATCTTTTTTATCATTAACGGTTTATTTATTGATTTTGATGGTTTTAGGACAGAAGTTGAAGATAAAGCCAACTTCGGGAAAGATGCTATTACCGAGATCAAAAAAAGCATCAAAATGGATGATTCATTAACGCAGAAAATTAATGATCAAATATTAGCAACTAAAGGTATTTCTAAATCTGACAAAGAAAAAATTAGTGAAGGAATTCTAAAAGCTGAGGGACTTCCTTTACTAAATGACAGCCTAACCAACCCAGAAGAAGTCACCTATTATTCGCAAGAACAGATTGATAGTATTGGTTTTTTTAAAAGAGGCTTTAAACTATGGTCTATGTATGAAGATTACTATGACAAAACAGAAGAGAAATCTACTTATAGAGCTTTATCAGAGTTAAAACATGAGAAAAACCAATACAACAAATACATCTACCATAGAGTTTTAAAAACCAAATCAATAGAAGAGAATTACGGGCAAGAATTCTTTGAATTCATATTTAATAAATTACCCTTCATTATATTCTTCTTTCTTCCTTTTTTCGCCTTAAGCATTTGGCTCATATACATTAGAAGACCTTTTAATTATATGGAGCATCTTGTATTTATATTTCACACTCAAACCATGTTTTTTATCGTCATAGGGTTATCAATTTTGATTGCGAAAATCACCAACATTAATACTCTTTTTGGGATTGCAATGCTTGTTTTCTTATTTTACCTATATAAAGCTATGCGAAAATTTTATAACCAAGGAAGAGTCAAAACAATTGTTAAATTTCTGCTTGTGAACGTATTATTTTTTATCTTAGCAGGCATAGGTTCTATATTAACTATAATAGGATCGGTGTTTATATTTTGA
- a CDS encoding NRDE family protein produces MCTVTLVPTQENNFILTSNRDEAVNRKTLFPEFYQVNKTRMLFPKDAVAGGTWIGVSDKNTMICLLNGGFEIHERSSSYRQSRGVVVRDLLGADDLEKAIHAYNYKGVEPFTIVAANWQSDLLLFELVWDGQQKHLRRLEKKTHIWSSSTLYTKDMKATRKKWFASHENQNVLSPRTLLDFHKNAGVGDKDVDLQIDRGFLKTRSITQVVKNEEELSMRYENLQNKEVSTVVFEAITA; encoded by the coding sequence ATGTGTACAGTTACCTTAGTCCCAACTCAAGAAAATAATTTTATACTAACCTCTAATCGTGATGAGGCGGTAAATCGAAAAACACTATTTCCTGAATTTTATCAGGTAAATAAAACCAGGATGCTGTTTCCTAAAGATGCAGTTGCTGGTGGCACCTGGATTGGTGTTAGTGATAAAAATACTATGATTTGCTTGCTTAATGGCGGGTTCGAAATTCATGAAAGATCGTCGTCATATAGACAGAGTAGAGGAGTTGTTGTGAGAGATTTATTGGGAGCCGATGATTTAGAGAAGGCAATTCATGCATATAATTATAAAGGGGTAGAGCCTTTTACAATTGTAGCTGCAAATTGGCAATCTGATCTTTTGCTTTTTGAACTAGTTTGGGATGGACAACAAAAACATCTTAGGAGATTAGAAAAGAAAACCCATATATGGTCATCTTCTACTTTGTATACTAAAGATATGAAAGCAACACGTAAAAAGTGGTTTGCTTCTCATGAAAACCAGAATGTACTATCTCCGAGAACACTTTTAGATTTTCATAAGAATGCAGGAGTAGGAGATAAGGATGTTGATCTTCAAATAGATAGAGGGTTCTTGAAAACCAGAAGCATTACTCAAGTTGTAAAGAATGAAGAAGAACTTTCTATGCGATACGAAAATCTGCAAAATAAAGAAGTAAGCACTGTTGTTTTTGAAGCTATAACAGCTTAA
- a CDS encoding GNAT family N-acetyltransferase, which produces MIIRTAIIEDLPILLDFEQKIIEAERPMDPTLIQDKKISYYSVKDYVLSDHTEVVVAEIEGEIVGSGYGQIRDRKNFFKQKQLGYIGFMYVKDQHRGKGVSQEIIKYLCDWFASKNLEEIRLTVYDQNPRAIRAYEKVGFKKHLIEMRVNLKDIN; this is translated from the coding sequence ATGATTATAAGAACAGCTATAATAGAAGATCTACCTATTCTTTTGGATTTTGAACAAAAAATCATTGAGGCAGAGCGCCCAATGGATCCTACATTGATACAGGATAAAAAAATAAGCTATTATAGTGTTAAGGATTATGTTTTATCTGATCACACAGAGGTTGTTGTTGCCGAGATTGAAGGAGAAATTGTTGGAAGTGGCTATGGGCAAATACGTGACCGAAAAAACTTCTTTAAACAAAAACAATTGGGCTATATCGGTTTTATGTATGTAAAAGATCAACATAGAGGAAAAGGCGTTAGCCAGGAAATTATAAAATACCTATGTGATTGGTTTGCAAGTAAAAATCTAGAAGAAATACGCCTTACCGTTTATGATCAAAATCCAAGAGCTATACGAGCTTATGAAAAAGTTGGTTTTAAAAAGCATCTTATTGAGATGCGAGTTAATCTAAAGGACATAAATTAA